A part of Desulfotomaculum nigrificans DSM 574 genomic DNA contains:
- the thiE gene encoding thiamine phosphate synthase: MPKPIPDYSLYVITGESFSKGRSTEDVIRQAILGGATVIQLREKEYCGKELIRVGKLLRDMTREMGVTFIVNDRVDVAFAVDADGVHLGQDDLPIEVARQILGPDKIVGISAGNMDEVLAAQARGADYVGLGPVFATGTKSDAGEAVGLDLVKQVCTRATIPVVGIGGIKANNAAQVIEAGAAGVSVITAVVSADDVTEAARQLRHQIDLAKGLKG; this comes from the coding sequence ATGCCAAAGCCGATTCCCGATTATAGTTTATATGTTATTACCGGAGAAAGTTTTTCTAAAGGCCGCTCCACCGAAGATGTAATACGGCAAGCCATTTTGGGTGGGGCCACCGTTATCCAGTTAAGGGAAAAGGAATATTGCGGCAAGGAGCTTATCCGGGTAGGTAAACTGCTGCGGGACATGACCAGGGAAATGGGAGTCACTTTTATTGTTAATGACCGGGTGGATGTAGCCTTTGCCGTGGATGCAGATGGTGTTCACTTGGGTCAAGATGATCTACCCATTGAGGTGGCCCGACAAATATTGGGGCCGGATAAAATTGTCGGCATATCCGCAGGAAATATGGATGAGGTCCTGGCAGCTCAGGCTCGGGGCGCTGATTACGTTGGTCTGGGACCGGTGTTTGCTACCGGAACCAAATCCGATGCCGGGGAGGCTGTGGGGTTGGATTTAGTTAAGCAGGTTTGCACCCGGGCAACCATCCCGGTAGTTGGTATAGGTGGCATTAAAGCCAACAATGCGGCTCAGGTGATTGAGGCAGGGGCTGCCGGGGTATCGGTGATAACCGCAGTGGTCAGTGCCGATGACGTCACCGAAGCAGCCCGGCAATTAAGACACCAAATAGATTTAGCCAAAGGATTAAAAGGATAA
- the tsaE gene encoding tRNA (adenosine(37)-N6)-threonylcarbamoyltransferase complex ATPase subunit type 1 TsaE: protein MRKEVIKTFSAAETRALGEKLAPLLKPGDVICLNGDLGAGKTAFSQGVARGLGVTDPVTSPTFTLINEYQGRLPLYHFDVYRLGGPEEMEDLGYEEYFYGRGVCLIEWAQLVEDVLPEDRLDINLTRGADLADTRVVELVPAGERYRQLVEELIESVRTGD from the coding sequence ATGAGAAAGGAAGTTATCAAAACCTTTTCGGCGGCGGAGACCAGGGCATTGGGCGAAAAGCTGGCCCCACTGCTTAAGCCCGGAGATGTGATTTGTCTTAACGGTGACCTGGGAGCCGGTAAAACTGCCTTTTCCCAGGGGGTAGCCAGGGGCCTGGGGGTTACAGACCCTGTGACCAGCCCGACCTTTACTTTAATTAATGAATACCAGGGCAGACTACCCCTGTATCATTTTGATGTTTACCGGCTGGGTGGCCCCGAGGAGATGGAGGACCTGGGTTATGAGGAGTATTTTTACGGCCGGGGTGTCTGCCTCATTGAATGGGCCCAGTTAGTAGAGGATGTATTGCCGGAAGATCGCCTGGACATTAACCTGACCAGGGGGGCAGATTTGGCAGATACCAGGGTGGTTGAGCTGGTCCCCGCAGGCGAACGCTACCGGCAATTGGTGGAGGAGTTGATTGAAAGTGTACGTACTGGGGATTGA
- a CDS encoding IS607 family transposase yields the protein MELLTISKAAKKLGVHPNSLRNWEKQGLIKPVRLPGGQRRYSMDELNRLLQSGQLTDSQEAVVLYARVSTKKQADAGNLDRQMERLRQYARERKFNVKAELTDVASGLNQKRRGLTNVLKLAERGEYKKLIIEYPDRLARFGYSYIERHLRYCGVEIAAIAEKEPEDAQSELVRDLLAIVTSFSARLYGARGVKKVRQGFRELIAEASQSEKTEEQQEEAD from the coding sequence ATGGAACTATTAACTATAAGCAAAGCGGCAAAGAAATTAGGTGTACATCCGAACAGCCTGCGCAACTGGGAGAAGCAAGGCTTGATTAAGCCTGTCCGTTTACCTGGCGGTCAGCGCCGGTACTCCATGGACGAACTCAACAGGCTTTTGCAGTCCGGTCAATTAACTGATAGTCAAGAAGCAGTTGTGCTTTACGCCCGGGTATCCACTAAAAAGCAGGCCGATGCGGGCAACCTGGACCGGCAGATGGAACGGTTGCGCCAATATGCCCGAGAACGCAAATTTAACGTCAAAGCGGAATTAACGGACGTAGCCAGCGGTTTAAACCAAAAACGCCGCGGTCTGACAAACGTGCTCAAGTTGGCCGAGCGGGGTGAGTACAAAAAACTAATTATCGAATATCCCGACCGGCTGGCCCGGTTCGGGTATTCGTACATTGAGCGGCATTTAAGGTACTGTGGCGTAGAAATCGCAGCCATAGCTGAAAAAGAGCCGGAAGACGCACAATCCGAATTGGTCAGGGACTTATTGGCAATAGTCACGTCTTTTTCGGCCCGGCTGTATGGCGCCAGGGGCGTGAAGAAGGTCAGGCAGGGTTTTCGGGAACTGATAGCGGAGGCATCTCAAAGTGAAAAAACGGAAGAACAACAAGAAGAAGCCGACTAA
- the thiL gene encoding thiamine-phosphate kinase, whose translation MRISQVGEFGLINLLNKAMINSPTGVVAGIGDDAAVLKVSGDQWQLFTTDMLVEGIHFRLDWASYFDVGWKALAVNISDIAAMGGKPTHGVISLGIPAETRVEDMEELYRGLRAVARRFGVNLVGGDTVKCPERLVINVALLGEVAAGKAILRSGARPGDIIYTTGTLGTAAAGLHILLNGGNYPDPIKETVLRAHLRPEPRVQAGTLLSSLPGVTALDDNSDGLAAELREIGRASGVGCLIWEKALPVAAEVQQLAALTGADILDWVMNGGEDFELVFTVQPAYQKQVEAALTKAAVDFAAIGVITSAREGLIMERVNGTREAMGQTGYNHFTD comes from the coding sequence ATGCGGATTTCCCAGGTGGGCGAGTTTGGACTGATCAACCTGTTAAATAAAGCCATGATCAATTCCCCCACCGGTGTGGTGGCAGGCATCGGGGATGATGCCGCAGTGCTAAAGGTCTCCGGCGACCAATGGCAGCTGTTTACCACCGATATGCTGGTGGAAGGTATTCATTTTCGCCTGGATTGGGCCAGTTACTTTGATGTTGGCTGGAAGGCTTTGGCTGTAAATATCAGTGATATTGCCGCCATGGGTGGTAAACCCACCCATGGGGTGATTTCATTAGGCATTCCGGCGGAAACCAGGGTGGAGGATATGGAGGAACTTTACCGGGGGCTTAGGGCAGTGGCCCGGCGCTTTGGGGTTAACCTGGTGGGGGGTGATACCGTTAAATGTCCGGAGCGACTGGTGATTAACGTGGCCCTGTTGGGTGAGGTGGCTGCCGGTAAAGCCATTCTTCGCTCCGGTGCCAGGCCCGGAGATATCATTTATACGACAGGTACCCTGGGGACGGCAGCAGCGGGTTTACATATCTTACTTAACGGTGGCAACTACCCGGACCCCATTAAGGAGACGGTACTGCGGGCCCATTTGCGGCCTGAACCACGGGTGCAGGCGGGTACTCTGTTGAGCTCCCTACCCGGTGTCACTGCACTGGATGATAACAGTGACGGGTTGGCAGCAGAATTAAGGGAGATTGGCCGGGCCAGTGGCGTGGGCTGTTTAATTTGGGAAAAAGCATTACCGGTGGCTGCAGAGGTACAGCAATTAGCTGCCCTAACCGGTGCCGATATATTGGACTGGGTGATGAACGGCGGCGAGGACTTTGAACTGGTGTTTACGGTGCAACCGGCATATCAGAAACAAGTAGAAGCAGCATTAACCAAGGCCGCGGTGGATTTTGCGGCCATTGGCGTGATCACATCTGCCCGGGAAGGGCTGATCATGGAACGGGTTAACGGAACCAGGGAAGCCATGGGCCAAACCGGTTACAATCATTTTACTGATTAA
- the thiC gene encoding phosphomethylpyrimidine synthase ThiC: MTQMLAARAGEITPAMRRVAEKEKVSPEFIRAGVAAGTIVIPANINHKSLDPVGYGRGLKTKVNANIGTSTSFPDIEKELDKLKVVLEAGADAVMDLSTGGDIDRGRRRIIAESTITVGTVPIYQAFLENREKRGNMIEMSADDLFEVIERHCADGVDFITVHCGVTLEVLKRLKGQGRITDIVSRGGSFLTGWMLHHGKENPLYEQYDRLLDICLKYDVTLSLGDGLRPGCLADATDRSQIQELIILGELVDRARAKGVQAMVEGPGHVPLDQIAANIQIQKTICKGAPFYVLGPLVTDIAPGYDHITAAIGGTVAAAAGADFLCYVTPSEHLGLPTLEDVREGIMASRLAAHAADIVKGVPGAMEWDREMAKARKALDWQKQINLALDPQRAAKIRRERNPEDHEACTMCGDFCAMRIVAQYLGKEPEFC, from the coding sequence ATGACACAGATGTTAGCTGCCAGAGCAGGAGAAATAACCCCGGCCATGCGCCGGGTGGCGGAAAAGGAGAAGGTCAGCCCGGAATTTATCCGGGCCGGGGTAGCTGCGGGCACCATTGTGATTCCCGCCAATATTAACCATAAAAGCCTTGACCCGGTTGGTTATGGCCGGGGATTAAAAACCAAGGTAAATGCCAACATTGGTACTTCCACCAGTTTTCCGGACATTGAAAAGGAACTGGACAAACTGAAAGTTGTGCTGGAGGCCGGAGCTGATGCAGTGATGGACTTAAGTACCGGCGGGGATATTGACCGGGGTCGCCGCAGAATTATTGCCGAAAGTACCATAACGGTAGGTACCGTACCCATTTACCAGGCTTTTTTGGAAAACAGGGAAAAGCGAGGCAACATGATTGAAATGTCTGCCGATGACCTTTTTGAGGTAATTGAAAGGCATTGTGCTGATGGGGTGGATTTCATTACCGTTCATTGTGGTGTTACCTTAGAGGTGTTAAAGCGGCTCAAAGGGCAAGGCCGGATTACCGATATCGTAAGCCGAGGCGGCTCATTCCTGACTGGCTGGATGCTGCATCACGGTAAAGAAAACCCCCTTTATGAACAATATGACCGGCTGTTGGACATCTGCCTGAAGTACGATGTAACCTTAAGCCTTGGTGATGGTCTACGTCCCGGCTGCCTGGCTGATGCCACTGACCGGTCACAAATTCAGGAGTTAATTATCCTGGGTGAACTGGTTGACCGAGCCCGGGCTAAAGGAGTTCAGGCTATGGTGGAAGGACCGGGTCATGTTCCCCTGGATCAAATCGCGGCTAACATCCAGATACAAAAGACTATTTGTAAAGGGGCACCTTTTTATGTCTTGGGCCCCCTGGTTACCGATATCGCACCGGGTTACGATCATATTACCGCCGCCATCGGTGGAACCGTGGCTGCGGCTGCCGGGGCGGATTTTCTCTGTTACGTGACCCCATCGGAGCACCTGGGCCTGCCTACTTTGGAGGATGTGCGGGAAGGGATTATGGCTTCCCGGTTGGCCGCTCATGCAGCGGATATTGTGAAAGGTGTGCCCGGCGCTATGGAATGGGACAGGGAAATGGCTAAGGCACGTAAAGCCTTGGACTGGCAAAAGCAAATTAACCTGGCCCTGGATCCCCAAAGGGCGGCTAAAATTCGCCGGGAGCGCAATCCCGAAGATCACGAGGCCTGTACCATGTGCGGTGATTTTTGTGCCATGAGAATTGTGGCCCAGTATTTGGGAAAAGAACCGGAATTTTGCTAA
- a CDS encoding IS200/IS605 family accessory protein TnpB-related protein, protein MKKRKNNKKKPTKTGGGISCTVCGEFFPEVYPAFRSQKWSRGMEDPLDTEMRLFCSCTRWAFNRLQEDNSRQELKKQGQGTFGINSRYCDDAILKAKAVIESQKELLELEIEETEAKLARAKKKLSWAEKDLDRAVKANNQAKIEDFKHTVHGRKARVKKLADKLDELKVHRDNGTIPKVIFGGRSLWKRVCRGRVSREEWRQARQDRLYARGDETKGGNPNLKISWHNGEFTLSVTISHLSEQKGTDKKGRPIMTRAPRVTGKLWLPEKHRQKVLELLLSGVPYTVELIKGRDSRYRVHITFAVTAPVLVTNPNQGYLGADTNPDGAALANVGYTGQPAPWPEGFTVPYPKALHKFAGEFQITMHPNGFLYIKVPELSYSRGFRRTYLIGVLAKVVVDTAKTLGKPIALESLDFGKDRFDTNRKFNRMAANFPFKKMVEAVIRKAFKEGVGVKQVWPAHTSTIGYYKYMERYGIIIHHAAALVIARRAIGFKEYITKELKQKVQAVKEKLSQKVNSLPGEGRGMTRKVKQLFKRLDGKISVHNGLTRYKQESFHSVWHDLKHLALSSR, encoded by the coding sequence GTGAAAAAACGGAAGAACAACAAGAAGAAGCCGACTAAGACTGGCGGCGGCATAAGCTGCACCGTCTGCGGCGAATTTTTTCCAGAGGTCTACCCTGCCTTCCGCTCTCAAAAGTGGAGCCGCGGGATGGAGGACCCATTAGACACCGAGATGCGGCTGTTCTGCTCCTGCACCCGCTGGGCCTTCAACCGGTTACAGGAAGATAATTCCCGCCAAGAGCTAAAGAAGCAGGGTCAAGGAACATTCGGCATAAACTCCCGCTATTGCGACGACGCCATACTGAAGGCCAAAGCCGTAATTGAATCGCAAAAAGAGCTGCTTGAATTGGAGATCGAAGAAACAGAAGCAAAGTTAGCCCGTGCCAAGAAAAAACTCAGTTGGGCAGAAAAAGACCTGGACAGGGCTGTTAAAGCAAACAATCAGGCTAAAATCGAGGACTTTAAGCACACCGTACACGGCCGCAAAGCCAGGGTAAAAAAGCTGGCTGACAAGCTGGACGAGCTAAAGGTCCACCGGGACAACGGCACCATACCAAAAGTAATTTTCGGAGGCCGTTCTCTGTGGAAGCGAGTGTGCAGAGGCAGGGTTTCGAGAGAAGAATGGCGGCAGGCCCGGCAGGACAGGCTGTACGCCCGCGGCGACGAGACCAAAGGCGGCAACCCGAATCTCAAAATAAGCTGGCATAATGGAGAGTTCACCCTGTCTGTGACCATCTCTCACCTGTCCGAACAGAAAGGGACAGACAAGAAGGGTAGACCCATAATGACCAGGGCACCCCGGGTAACGGGCAAGCTCTGGCTGCCTGAGAAGCACCGGCAAAAAGTGCTGGAGTTGCTCTTATCAGGTGTGCCTTACACTGTGGAGCTAATCAAAGGTAGGGACAGCCGGTATAGGGTGCACATCACCTTTGCCGTTACAGCCCCCGTTTTAGTGACCAACCCCAACCAGGGTTACCTGGGTGCAGACACCAACCCCGACGGAGCAGCGCTGGCCAACGTCGGTTACACCGGACAGCCCGCGCCCTGGCCGGAAGGTTTCACCGTACCCTATCCGAAAGCACTGCACAAATTCGCCGGGGAATTTCAGATAACCATGCACCCGAACGGGTTTCTTTACATCAAGGTACCCGAATTGTCCTACAGCCGGGGCTTCCGGCGCACGTACTTAATTGGCGTGCTTGCCAAAGTAGTGGTGGACACAGCTAAAACTTTAGGCAAACCCATCGCTTTAGAGAGCCTGGACTTCGGCAAAGACCGTTTTGACACCAACCGGAAATTCAACCGCATGGCGGCCAATTTTCCGTTCAAGAAGATGGTCGAGGCCGTCATCCGTAAAGCCTTCAAAGAAGGCGTCGGTGTAAAGCAAGTCTGGCCGGCGCACACGTCCACCATCGGCTATTACAAATACATGGAGCGTTACGGCATAATTATCCACCACGCCGCGGCATTAGTGATAGCCCGCCGGGCAATCGGTTTCAAAGAGTACATAACCAAAGAGTTAAAGCAGAAAGTTCAGGCCGTCAAAGAGAAGCTGAGTCAAAAGGTAAATTCCTTGCCTGGGGAAGGAAGAGGGATGACCCGAAAGGTGAAGCAACTCTTCAAGCGGCTGGACGGAAAGATTTCTGTACACAACGGTTTGACCCGTTACAAACAGGAATCGTTTCACTCTGTCTGGCATGACTTGAAACACCTTGCTTTATCAAGTAGGTGA